Part of the Corticium candelabrum chromosome 15, ooCorCand1.1, whole genome shotgun sequence genome, atgcatagagtatgatgattatgatgacgacatattgataacactgctggttgtcacacagctattattgaggtaatctatatttagagctaacattggtttaaattaaattatgttaattaagttaagttaagttaatgactcttagttaagttgatggtatcagtcattgtgttgtgacacttgtaggtgtatacattggatatgcattttggcaactggcattatatttcaaactaggcattggttgttatatggttggtgacatgaatgacagtaactgagttatataattagtatactgtgtgtgtgtgtgtgagtgtgtgtgtgtgtgtgtgtgtgtgtgtgtgtgtgtgtgtgtgtgtgtgtgtgtgtgtgtgtgtgtgtgtgtgtgtgtgtgtgtgtgtgtgtgtgtgtgtgtgtgtgtgtgtgtgtgtgtgtgtgtgtgtgtgtgtgtgtgtgtgtgtgtgtgtgtgtgtgtgtgtgtgtgtgtgtgtgtgtgtgtgtgtgtgtgtgtgtgtgtgtgtgtgtgtgtgtgtgtgtgtgtgtgtgtgtgtgtgtgtgtgtgtgtgtgtgtgtgtgtgtgtgtgtgtgtgtgtgtgtgtgtgtgtgtgtgtgtgtgtgtgtgtgtgtgtgtgtgtgtgtgtgtgtgtgtgtgtgtgtgtgtgtgtgtgtgtgtgtgtgtgtgtgtgtgtgtgtgtgtgtgtgtgtgtgtgtgtgtgtgtgtgtgtgtgtgtgtgtgtgtgtgtgtgtgtgtgtgtgtgtgtgtgtgtgtgtgtgtgtgtgtgtgtgtgtgtgtgtgtgtgtgtgtgtgtgtgtgtgtgtgtgtgtgtgtgtgtgtgtgtgtgtgtgtgtgtgtgtgtgtgtgtgtgtgtgtgtgtgtgtgtgtgtgtgtaatggtgTAAGGAAGTTGAAATAGAGTATTTGCACAGGGGAGAAGTCTAACAGAAGGCCTATCAGACAGGTGCCAACTGGTTCTTCTAAAGGCAGGAAAGTCGTAGAGACTTAGCCAAAGTCAGGGGTAACGGCATACTTAATACTTAAATGTTACATGGGACTTAAATGCTGTTAGAATGGCTTTCATTGGCAGTTTATTTTTTTGTACAGTCTGAATTGCCTTTAGAATTCTCATGATATTATATGTTTGCAGCCAATGACTAGGAACCTTACATTTGCTTACTTTTACAGATAGTTGTATAGCCATTAGTCAAAGTGAAATttgttatgttaattaattaatggtgaaCTCTACCTTGGACTTTGAACAATTTCTAAATGTGTTATTAAGAGAACCTATTTTTTACATGTTGTTCTTACATGTTCGATTTCCTTACATGCTTTGCTGACGGAGAATTAGGCAAAGTATTCCTTGTACAATGCTTTTCTAAGACAAATAGTCTGCACAGTCATTTTgactaaaactaatttacttacttttgcaagagcacaaacaagaaagaaatcatGCAATAAGGCAAACATTAGTAAAGTTTGTGAGTCACTTCTTTACTCAAATCAAAAATGCACAACTACCTGATGTAAACAAACTGAAGTTAGAACAAGTAACTGTGTAATCAATCTagacaagaatcaaacaagagGAGGCAAACAATTATTGTGTGCTAGAGCACCACACTTTGCTTGATACCGGCCATTTTAGCAAGCGTTCTGTCTCCTATTATCAATACTTGTTTGAAGACTGTGAACTCTTTTTGACCAGAGATTTCTTTTTGGTAGAGTGTGACGACATAAGTTTTTCATGTTGgtattgtttgattttctctgCATTAATGATGGACGACCAGCCTTAAGAGGTTTTCCTCCACACTTTTTAATGGCTCGTCTGCTTACAGTTGTTGGTTGTACTGTAATGGTGCATTTGTTGCTTCTGATTTTACGTCCGTGTCCCTTTCCAAAGTTGTGCAGAGCAGATATTAACAATGGCTTTGTGTAAGATTTCTTTTTGCCATCAGCACCTCTAATTTTTTTGTACTGGCTGCAAAATTCTCGTATAGCTGTTGTAAATACAGTGTCCCTACTTGCCAATCCTTTCTTAATGTCTGTCATGACGTATGTCAAATCTGTTAGAGTGTCTTCAAAAATTGCTAGAGGTGGTGTGGCTCTGATGTTGCTGTGGGTCTTCACTTGCATGATCAGATTCTGGTGATGCAGGTTCATAGTCAATAGTTGTTTCTTGGTCTtcaatttctgtgtgttgAGAGCTTGGAAATGTTTCGGTTCTTTTACTCCACTCTGGTTGCATCCCTAGATCTTTCACATAggtgtcttcttctttctggtGCAGATGTCTGTAGAATGCAACTGGTAGTGCTGCCTCTCCAATTGCTATTTTGGCATACAGTTGGCGGCCACATACTGATGATGTTGGTATTTTATTTAAAGAGTGAcgtttgtattttaatgaaGCTGCCAACTGATGCCCACATGGCTGACCGTTTCTTCCTCGTGGACAGGTACAAGTTCCTACAGTCAAATCCACTTtccatgtttgttgattgtctgtcctACTTTGAACGTGAAATACGTCATCTGAGTCAGTGGCTTGGATGGTATGAGATGAAACTGTATCTGCTGTGCTACATGAAATGGTAAATTGAAGAGCAACGAAGTTGTCAAGACGATTGTtagccagagaaagcaaacgctgtttgtagtagagatccattgttgttgtaacaaATTGGAACATCTGGATACTGTTGTAGGCCTTCAGTCGATCAAATACTATATCTTTGGTAATGTGAATTGCTGCCTCGGAGTagatatttgtgttgtttcctcGAGTTATAAAATCTTTTCTAAGGCTAACACACCATTCTTCACGCCTTTCCCAATAGCACTGCAACCTGTTTCGAAACTTTAATGTTTTGCTGAACTTTTACATTACTGTCAATTCTTTGTTTAGCAGCAAGCAACTTTTCAGAAGAATCTGCGAAAAACAGCTCCTTTACCATGCTCA contains:
- the LOC134190711 gene encoding uncharacterized protein LOC134190711 yields the protein MNLHHQNLIMQVKTHSNIRATPPLAIFEDTLTDLTYVMTDIKKGLASRDTVFTTAIREFCSQYKKIRGADGKKKSYTKPLLISALHNFGKGHGRKIRSNKCTITVQPTTVSRRAIKKCGGKPLKAGRPSLMQRKSNNTNMKNLCRHTLPKRNLWSKRVHSLQTSIDNRRQNAC